One part of the Brevundimonas sp. NIBR11 genome encodes these proteins:
- the uvrA gene encoding excinuclease ABC subunit UvrA, producing the protein MTEKHNFIRVRGAREHNLKGVDVDIPREKLVVMTGLSGSGKSSLAFDTIYAEGQRRYVESLSAYARQFLELMGKPDVDLIEGLSPAISIEQKTTSKNPRSTVGTVTEIHDYMRLLWARVGVPYSPATGLPIESQTISMMVDKLTALDEGERLLLLAPVVRGRKGEYKKEIAEWQRAGFQRLKIDGQFYAIEDAPTLDKKFKHDIDIVVDRIVTKAGLEARYADSLQTALGLADGIAVAEWANAAEGEEPRRMTFSEKFACPMSGFTIAEIEPRLFSFNNPFGACPVCDGLGVKLAFDADLVVPDRDKTLHKGAVAPWSRGPSPLYTQTLQALSLHYGFSMDVPWRDLPKKAQDVILLGTGTEKIKFVYDDNARKYEVSKPFEGVIPNLDRRWRETDSAWVREELGRFQSETPCDACHGKRLKPEALAVKVSGNDIAEISMLSIKKAFDWVSALPDQLTDKQMEIGRRILKEISDRLRFLNNVGLDYLSLSRSSGTLSGGESQRIRLASQIGSGLTGVLYVLDEPSIGLHQRDNTRLLESLMGLRDLGNSVLVVEHDEEAIMTADYVIDMGPAAGVHGGQICAEGTPAEVMANPKSLTGKYLTGEREIEIPRDGRRPINRKKLLKVSGASGNNLKNVTGEIPVGVFTCITGVSGGGKSTFTIETLYKAAARRLNNASDAPAPFDRIEGLEHFDKVIDIDQSPIGRTPRSNPATYTGAFGPIRDWYAGLPESKARGYGPGRFSFNVKGGRCEACQGDGLIKIEMHFLPDVYVTCDVCKGKRYNRETLEIVFKGKSISDVLDMTVEEAARFFNAVPPIRDKMQTLERVGLGYVQVGQSATTLSGGEAQRVKLSKELSKRATGKTLYILDEPTTGLHFEDTRKLLEVLQELVESGNTIVVIEHNLDVIKVADYLLDFGPEGGDGGGEIVAVGTPEEVAKNDKSWTGKYLKDVLDRHETRRKARVAALTAEAPKKTKAKAKADA; encoded by the coding sequence ATGACCGAAAAGCACAACTTCATTCGCGTGCGTGGCGCGCGCGAGCACAATCTCAAGGGCGTGGACGTCGACATCCCGCGCGAGAAGCTGGTCGTGATGACCGGCCTGTCGGGGTCGGGCAAATCCTCGCTCGCCTTCGACACCATCTACGCCGAGGGCCAGCGGCGCTACGTCGAGAGCCTATCTGCCTATGCGCGTCAGTTCCTGGAGCTGATGGGCAAGCCGGACGTCGACCTGATCGAGGGCTTGTCGCCGGCCATTTCCATCGAACAGAAGACGACGTCCAAGAATCCGCGCTCCACGGTCGGCACGGTGACCGAGATCCACGATTACATGCGCCTGCTGTGGGCGCGCGTCGGAGTGCCCTATTCGCCCGCGACCGGCCTGCCGATCGAGAGCCAGACCATCTCCATGATGGTGGACAAGCTGACGGCCCTGGACGAAGGCGAGCGGCTGCTGCTGCTGGCCCCCGTCGTTCGCGGCCGCAAGGGCGAGTACAAGAAGGAGATCGCCGAGTGGCAGCGCGCGGGGTTCCAGCGCCTGAAGATCGACGGCCAGTTCTACGCCATCGAGGACGCCCCGACTCTCGACAAGAAGTTCAAGCACGACATCGACATCGTCGTGGACCGGATCGTCACCAAGGCGGGGCTGGAAGCGCGCTACGCCGACAGTCTGCAGACCGCCTTGGGTCTGGCCGACGGCATCGCGGTCGCGGAGTGGGCCAATGCCGCCGAGGGCGAAGAGCCGCGCCGGATGACCTTCTCCGAGAAGTTCGCCTGCCCGATGTCCGGCTTCACCATCGCCGAGATCGAGCCGCGGCTGTTCTCGTTCAACAACCCGTTCGGCGCCTGTCCGGTCTGCGACGGCCTGGGGGTCAAACTGGCCTTCGACGCCGATCTCGTTGTGCCGGACCGTGATAAAACCTTGCACAAAGGCGCGGTCGCCCCGTGGTCGCGTGGGCCGTCGCCCCTTTATACGCAGACGCTTCAGGCGTTGAGCCTGCACTACGGCTTCTCGATGGACGTGCCGTGGCGCGACTTGCCGAAGAAGGCGCAGGACGTCATTCTGCTCGGCACCGGGACCGAGAAGATCAAGTTCGTCTACGACGACAACGCCCGGAAGTACGAGGTCTCCAAGCCGTTCGAGGGGGTGATCCCCAACCTCGACCGCCGCTGGCGCGAGACGGACAGCGCCTGGGTCCGCGAGGAACTGGGCCGCTTCCAGTCCGAGACCCCCTGCGACGCCTGCCACGGCAAGCGCCTCAAGCCCGAGGCCCTGGCGGTCAAGGTCAGCGGCAACGACATCGCCGAGATCTCGATGCTGTCGATCAAGAAGGCGTTCGACTGGGTTTCGGCCCTGCCCGACCAGCTGACCGACAAGCAGATGGAGATCGGCCGCCGCATCCTGAAGGAAATCTCGGACCGGCTGCGCTTCTTGAACAACGTCGGCCTCGACTACCTCAGCCTGTCGCGCTCCTCCGGCACCCTCTCCGGCGGCGAAAGCCAGCGCATCCGCCTGGCGTCCCAGATCGGGTCCGGCCTGACCGGCGTCCTCTACGTCCTCGACGAGCCCTCCATCGGCCTGCACCAGCGTGACAACACCCGGCTGCTGGAATCGCTGATGGGCCTGCGCGACCTCGGCAACTCGGTCCTGGTGGTCGAGCACGACGAGGAGGCGATCATGACCGCCGACTACGTCATCGACATGGGCCCCGCCGCGGGCGTCCACGGCGGCCAGATTTGCGCCGAAGGCACCCCCGCCGAAGTCATGGCCAATCCGAAGTCGCTGACCGGCAAATACCTGACCGGCGAACGGGAGATTGAGATCCCTCGTGACGGCCGCCGTCCGATCAATCGCAAGAAGCTGCTCAAGGTCTCCGGCGCCAGCGGCAACAACCTGAAGAATGTCACCGGCGAGATTCCGGTCGGGGTCTTCACCTGCATCACTGGCGTGTCGGGCGGGGGCAAGTCGACCTTCACCATCGAGACCCTCTACAAGGCCGCGGCCCGTCGTCTGAACAACGCGTCGGACGCCCCCGCCCCCTTCGACCGGATCGAAGGCCTGGAGCATTTCGACAAGGTCATCGACATCGACCAGTCGCCGATCGGCCGCACTCCGCGTTCGAATCCGGCGACCTACACCGGCGCCTTCGGGCCCATCCGCGATTGGTACGCGGGCCTGCCGGAATCGAAGGCGCGCGGCTATGGTCCCGGCCGGTTCAGCTTCAACGTCAAGGGCGGGCGCTGCGAGGCCTGTCAGGGCGACGGTCTGATCAAGATCGAGATGCACTTCCTGCCGGACGTCTACGTCACGTGCGATGTCTGCAAGGGCAAGCGCTACAACCGCGAGACGCTGGAGATCGTGTTCAAGGGCAAGTCCATCAGTGACGTGCTGGACATGACGGTCGAGGAGGCCGCCCGCTTCTTCAACGCCGTCCCGCCGATCCGCGACAAGATGCAGACGCTGGAGCGTGTGGGTCTGGGCTACGTTCAGGTCGGCCAGTCGGCGACGACCCTGTCGGGCGGCGAGGCCCAGCGGGTCAAGCTGTCGAAGGAGCTGTCGAAGCGGGCGACCGGCAAGACGCTCTACATCCTGGACGAACCCACCACCGGCTTGCACTTCGAGGACACCCGCAAGCTTCTGGAAGTGCTCCAGGAGCTGGTCGAGAGCGGCAACACCATCGTGGTGATCGAGCACAATCTCGATGTCATCAAGGTCGCCGACTACCTGTTGGACTTCGGGCCCGAGGGCGGCGACGGCGGCGGCGAGATCGTCGCGGTCGGTACGCCGGAAGAGGTGGCGAAGAACGACAAGTCCTGGACCGGCAAATACCTCAAGGACGTGCTGGACCGGCACGAGACGCGTCGCAAGGCGCGGGTCGCGGCCCTGACCGCCGAGGCTCCGAAGAAGACGAAGGCCAAGGCGAAGGCCGACGCCTGA
- a CDS encoding CPBP family intramembrane glutamic endopeptidase, protein MAGIELYAPRPARHRRTWSVAAVVLGIAFMITGQILGVIPGVALGLMDTEGTSSGWLGDFYMLVVMFGLAALMVSGWVLWFERRPLSTIGFNENGLKRFLSGYAVGLAFLVAIIGVIWVAGGYRSEAGGVFASEGAVAALLPIGALLLGFIVQGSTEEIVFRGWLMQLIASRHGLVIALIVNAVLFGLVHAGNIEPTKELALGVVNIVLFGAFIGLYAAREGSLWGVCGWHAAWNWLLGLGFGLEVSGHVMDVKPLVVDLTAADGAPWWLTGATFGPEASVVTTVILLGASLWVVMRGPFNGHATPEPVAPRLAETSETPAT, encoded by the coding sequence ATGGCCGGTATCGAACTCTACGCGCCGAGACCGGCGCGCCATCGCCGCACCTGGAGCGTGGCCGCGGTCGTGCTGGGCATAGCCTTCATGATCACCGGACAGATCCTCGGCGTGATCCCCGGCGTCGCTCTGGGCCTGATGGACACCGAGGGGACCAGCTCGGGCTGGCTCGGCGATTTCTACATGCTGGTCGTCATGTTTGGCCTGGCGGCCCTGATGGTCAGCGGCTGGGTCCTGTGGTTCGAGCGGCGGCCGCTGTCGACCATCGGCTTCAACGAGAACGGACTGAAGCGTTTCCTGAGCGGCTATGCCGTGGGGCTGGCCTTCCTTGTGGCCATAATCGGCGTGATCTGGGTCGCCGGCGGCTATCGGAGCGAGGCCGGCGGGGTCTTCGCCTCGGAAGGCGCCGTGGCCGCCCTCCTTCCCATCGGCGCGCTCCTGCTGGGCTTCATCGTCCAGGGCTCGACCGAGGAGATCGTCTTCCGGGGCTGGCTGATGCAGCTGATCGCCTCGCGCCACGGCTTGGTCATAGCCCTGATCGTCAACGCCGTTCTGTTCGGCCTGGTCCATGCCGGGAACATCGAGCCGACGAAGGAGCTGGCCTTGGGAGTCGTCAACATCGTCCTGTTCGGCGCCTTCATCGGCCTCTACGCCGCGCGCGAGGGGTCGCTGTGGGGCGTGTGCGGCTGGCACGCGGCCTGGAACTGGCTGCTGGGCCTCGGCTTCGGCCTGGAGGTGTCCGGCCATGTGATGGACGTGAAGCCGCTGGTCGTCGATCTGACGGCAGCCGACGGTGCGCCCTGGTGGCTGACGGGCGCGACCTTCGGGCCTGAGGCCAGCGTGGTGACGACGGTCATCCTGCTGGGCGCCAGCCTCTGGGTCGTGATGCGCGGCCCGTTCAACGGCCATGCGACGCCGGAGCCGGTCGCGCCCAGGCTTGCTGAGACCTCCGAGACGCCCGCGACCTGA
- the trmFO gene encoding methylenetetrahydrofolate--tRNA-(uracil(54)-C(5))-methyltransferase (FADH(2)-oxidizing) TrmFO: protein MTDLSPIHVIGGGLAGSEAAWQIASAGVPVVLHEMRGVPGVKTDAHHTDGLAELVCSNSFRSDDWEYNAVGLLHQEMRELGSVIMACAGDHMVPAGGALAVDRDGFSQAVTAKLEAHPLVTIQREEIAGLPPEEWDNVIVATGPLTSPALAEAILSLTGEESLSFFDAIAPIVHADSIDFDIAWRQSRYDKEGPGGDAAAYVNCPMNKEEYDTFIDALIDGPKAEFKEWENVPYFDGCLPIEVMAERGRETLRHGPMKPVGLTNPRDPLVKAHAIVQLRQDNALGTLFNIVGFQTKLKHGAQAETFRMIPGLQNAQFARLGGLHRNTYLNSPQLLDRQLRMKSMPRLRFAGQVTGVEGYVESAATGLLAGRLAAAERLGKPLDAPAAHTAIGALVEHITGGHLAGAKFQPMNINYGLLPPLDAPKVDEEGRKIPLKERGRAKKRLMSIRALEALKAWRDAA, encoded by the coding sequence ATGACCGACCTCTCCCCTATTCATGTCATCGGCGGCGGCCTCGCCGGTTCCGAAGCCGCCTGGCAGATCGCTTCCGCCGGCGTCCCCGTCGTCCTGCACGAAATGCGCGGCGTTCCTGGCGTCAAGACCGACGCCCACCACACGGATGGTCTGGCCGAGCTGGTTTGTTCCAACTCCTTCCGCTCCGACGATTGGGAATACAACGCCGTCGGCCTGCTGCATCAGGAGATGCGTGAACTGGGCTCGGTCATCATGGCCTGCGCCGGCGACCACATGGTTCCGGCCGGCGGGGCCCTGGCCGTCGACCGTGACGGCTTCTCCCAGGCCGTGACGGCGAAACTGGAAGCCCACCCCCTGGTCACCATCCAGCGGGAGGAGATCGCCGGCCTGCCGCCTGAGGAGTGGGACAATGTCATCGTCGCCACCGGCCCCCTCACCTCCCCCGCCCTGGCCGAGGCCATCCTGTCGCTGACGGGCGAGGAATCCCTGAGTTTCTTCGACGCCATCGCCCCCATCGTCCACGCCGACTCGATCGACTTCGACATCGCCTGGCGTCAGTCGCGCTACGACAAGGAAGGCCCCGGCGGTGACGCAGCCGCCTACGTCAACTGTCCGATGAACAAGGAAGAGTACGACACCTTCATCGACGCCTTGATCGACGGGCCCAAGGCTGAGTTCAAGGAGTGGGAGAACGTCCCCTATTTCGACGGCTGCCTGCCCATCGAGGTGATGGCCGAGCGCGGTCGCGAGACCCTGCGCCACGGCCCGATGAAGCCTGTCGGCCTGACCAACCCGCGCGACCCGCTGGTCAAGGCCCACGCCATCGTCCAGCTGCGTCAGGACAATGCGCTGGGCACCCTGTTCAACATCGTCGGCTTCCAGACCAAGCTGAAGCACGGGGCCCAGGCCGAGACCTTCCGCATGATCCCGGGCCTGCAGAACGCCCAGTTCGCCCGCCTCGGCGGCCTTCACCGCAACACCTATCTGAACAGCCCGCAGCTGCTGGACCGACAGTTGCGCATGAAGTCGATGCCGCGCCTGCGTTTCGCCGGTCAGGTCACGGGTGTCGAGGGCTATGTCGAAAGCGCGGCCACAGGCCTGCTGGCCGGGCGTCTCGCCGCCGCCGAGCGGCTCGGAAAGCCATTGGACGCGCCCGCCGCCCACACCGCCATCGGCGCCCTGGTCGAGCACATCACCGGGGGCCATCTGGCCGGCGCGAAATTCCAGCCGATGAACATCAACTACGGCCTGCTGCCCCCGCTCGACGCGCCCAAGGTCGACGAGGAGGGCAGGAAGATCCCGCTGAAGGAACGCGGCCGGGCCAAGAAGCGGCTCATGAGCATCCGGGCGCTCGAGGCGCTGAAGGCCTGGCGCGACGCCGCCTGA
- a CDS encoding oxygenase MpaB family protein, with translation MSPFKPVKVTIRRRINELFNDYERGERPALRRADALFPTDAVAWRVNGDIVTMMIGGVSGLLLQMLHPAVLAGVWDHSDFRADMHGRLRRTAKFIAVTTFDHASAGQAAIDRVKSIHRKLGGTLPDGTPYKVDDPSLLAWVHVTEIKSFLDAWVRYQDRDMSAADQDAYFDEMARIGLALGADPVPRNRAEAEALIQSMRPQLKADARTREVAALVMGQRIGGAAEGVAASLVMACGADLLPDWARQMHGLPAALPAQRFGARSLARTLDWVYQGSPNRKVWPDDTTVWPE, from the coding sequence ATGTCCCCATTCAAACCCGTCAAGGTCACGATCCGGCGTCGGATCAACGAGCTCTTCAACGACTACGAACGCGGGGAGCGGCCGGCGCTGCGTCGCGCCGACGCCCTGTTCCCGACCGACGCCGTCGCCTGGCGGGTCAATGGCGACATCGTCACCATGATGATCGGCGGGGTGTCGGGCCTGCTTTTGCAGATGCTGCATCCAGCGGTGCTGGCGGGCGTCTGGGACCACTCCGACTTCCGCGCTGACATGCACGGTCGCCTGCGCCGGACGGCGAAGTTCATCGCCGTGACCACTTTCGACCATGCCTCGGCGGGACAGGCCGCCATCGATCGGGTCAAGAGCATCCATCGAAAGCTCGGAGGAACCCTGCCCGACGGCACGCCCTACAAGGTCGACGATCCGAGCCTGCTGGCGTGGGTCCACGTCACCGAGATCAAGAGCTTCCTCGACGCATGGGTCCGCTATCAGGATCGCGACATGTCTGCGGCGGATCAGGATGCCTATTTCGACGAGATGGCCCGCATCGGTCTGGCTCTCGGCGCCGACCCCGTGCCCCGAAACCGCGCGGAGGCCGAAGCCCTGATCCAGTCTATGCGGCCGCAGTTGAAGGCCGACGCCCGCACGCGCGAGGTCGCCGCCCTGGTGATGGGCCAGCGCATCGGCGGCGCGGCCGAGGGGGTCGCCGCCAGTCTCGTCATGGCTTGCGGCGCGGACCTTTTGCCGGACTGGGCGCGCCAGATGCACGGCCTTCCGGCCGCCCTGCCCGCCCAGAGGTTCGGCGCCCGGTCCCTGGCGCGCACCCTGGACTGGGTCTATCAGGGCTCGCCCAACCGCAAGGTCTGGCCCGACGACACCACCGTCTGGCCGGAGTGA
- the fni gene encoding type 2 isopentenyl-diphosphate Delta-isomerase, giving the protein MTDDAIRDRKDQHLDVVLAGGGRHARDAGFDAIRFVHEALPDLDHAKIDLGADFLGRRLKAPLLISSMTGGPARAEAINAHLAEAAQTLGIALAVGSQRAALEGVGAGLDQSLRRRAPDTPILANIGAAQLTRGFGVDEARRAIEMIGADALIVHLNPLQEACQPEGDRDWWGVGAALEALVRRLDAPVVVKETGAGLSGATARRLAEMGVAALDVAGAGGANWGLIEGERATDPADKTHALAFADWGNPTATAIAQVRAVCPDIVLIGSGGVRDGVDAARAIRLGADIVGQAAGVLQAATVSTEAVVAHFQTVIRQLRTVCFCTGSASLQALRTAPLQ; this is encoded by the coding sequence ATGACCGACGACGCGATCCGTGACCGCAAGGACCAGCATCTGGACGTCGTCCTGGCGGGCGGCGGGCGCCATGCGCGGGATGCGGGTTTCGACGCCATCCGCTTCGTGCACGAGGCTTTGCCGGATCTGGATCATGCCAAGATCGACCTCGGCGCCGATTTTCTGGGACGGCGGCTCAAGGCGCCCCTGCTGATCAGTTCGATGACCGGCGGGCCGGCGCGGGCCGAGGCGATCAACGCCCACCTCGCCGAGGCGGCGCAGACCCTGGGCATCGCCCTGGCCGTGGGGTCGCAACGTGCGGCGCTGGAGGGGGTCGGCGCCGGTCTGGATCAGTCGCTGCGTCGCCGGGCGCCGGACACGCCGATCCTGGCCAATATCGGCGCGGCGCAGCTGACGCGCGGGTTTGGCGTCGACGAGGCGCGCCGAGCCATCGAGATGATCGGCGCCGACGCCCTGATCGTGCACCTGAACCCTCTGCAGGAGGCCTGCCAGCCGGAGGGTGATCGCGACTGGTGGGGCGTCGGCGCGGCGCTGGAGGCGCTGGTGCGTCGGCTCGACGCGCCGGTGGTGGTCAAGGAGACGGGGGCGGGACTGTCGGGCGCGACCGCGCGGCGGTTGGCTGAGATGGGCGTGGCGGCGCTGGACGTCGCGGGCGCGGGCGGCGCGAACTGGGGACTGATCGAGGGCGAGCGCGCCACCGATCCCGCCGACAAGACCCACGCCCTGGCCTTCGCCGACTGGGGCAATCCGACGGCGACGGCGATCGCGCAGGTTCGCGCGGTCTGCCCGGATATCGTCCTGATCGGCTCTGGCGGCGTACGCGACGGGGTCGATGCGGCCAGGGCCATCCGGCTGGGCGCCGATATCGTCGGGCAGGCGGCCGGGGTGCTTCAGGCCGCGACGGTGTCGACCGAGGCGGTGGTCGCTCACTTCCAGACCGTCATCCGCCAGCTGCGCACGGTCTGCTTCTGTACTGGCTCGGCCAGCCTCCAGGCGCTGAGAACGGCTCCGCTTCAGTAA
- a CDS encoding sterol desaturase family protein — protein MLPVWFVLLTLAVFFLMEGVAWWTHRYIMHGPLGWGWHRDHHEPHDKTFETNDLYGVVGAIVGTGLFVLAWLTGLWWVRAIALGVTLYGLVYAFIHDGLVHQRWPFHWMPQNGYARRLVQAHKLHHAVQTREGAVSFGFVFAPNPHRLSAILKARRAERAGQVAE, from the coding sequence ATGCTCCCCGTGTGGTTCGTCCTCCTGACCTTGGCCGTCTTCTTCCTGATGGAAGGCGTCGCCTGGTGGACTCATCGCTACATCATGCACGGCCCTCTCGGCTGGGGGTGGCATCGCGACCACCACGAGCCCCACGACAAGACCTTCGAGACAAACGACCTCTATGGCGTCGTCGGCGCGATCGTCGGCACGGGCCTGTTCGTCCTGGCCTGGCTGACCGGGCTGTGGTGGGTGCGGGCCATCGCTCTGGGCGTCACCCTGTATGGCCTGGTCTATGCGTTCATCCACGACGGACTGGTGCATCAGCGGTGGCCCTTCCACTGGATGCCGCAGAACGGCTACGCCCGCCGTCTGGTCCAGGCCCACAAACTGCATCACGCGGTGCAGACGCGCGAGGGCGCGGTCTCTTTCGGTTTTGTCTTCGCCCCGAACCCCCATCGGCTGAGCGCCATTCTCAAGGCCCGCCGCGCCGAGCGCGCCGGCCAGGTTGCCGAGTGA
- a CDS encoding fatty acid desaturase, which produces MTAARQTAIGLTLAALIFGGWLSLHVWGVFFQPLTWPAIAVAPLLILTQSWLGAGMFIVAHDAMHGSLAPGRPRLNAVVGQVCVGAYAAFSYRKLNGSHHQHHRTPGRDGDPDFHAARPAAFLPWFYGFFVRYFGWREFAIVTAVLVAYLLMGARLANLILFWAIPAVLSALQLFVFGTWLPHRHVGSGPDFADHHNARTIPMPWLASLLTCFHFGMHHEHHLSPTTPWWRLPELGRR; this is translated from the coding sequence GTGACCGCCGCGCGTCAAACCGCCATCGGCCTGACCCTCGCCGCCCTGATTTTCGGGGGGTGGCTGTCGCTGCATGTCTGGGGCGTCTTCTTCCAACCGCTGACCTGGCCCGCGATCGCCGTCGCGCCCCTGCTCATCCTGACGCAGAGCTGGCTCGGAGCCGGCATGTTCATCGTCGCCCATGATGCGATGCACGGATCGCTCGCGCCGGGACGTCCGCGCCTCAACGCCGTCGTCGGACAGGTCTGCGTCGGCGCCTACGCGGCCTTTTCGTATCGCAAGCTCAACGGCAGTCATCATCAGCACCACCGCACGCCGGGCCGCGACGGCGACCCCGACTTTCATGCGGCCCGACCGGCCGCCTTCCTCCCGTGGTTCTATGGGTTCTTCGTCCGATATTTCGGCTGGCGCGAGTTCGCCATCGTGACGGCGGTGCTGGTCGCCTATCTGCTGATGGGCGCCCGACTGGCCAACCTGATCCTCTTCTGGGCGATTCCGGCGGTCCTGAGCGCGCTTCAGCTGTTCGTCTTCGGCACCTGGCTGCCGCACCGGCACGTCGGGTCAGGCCCCGACTTCGCCGACCATCACAATGCGCGCACCATTCCGATGCCGTGGCTCGCGTCGCTGCTGACCTGCTTCCATTTCGGGATGCACCACGAGCACCATCTGTCGCCCACGACGCCGTGGTGGCGACTGCCGGAGCTCGGGCGGCGCTAG
- a CDS encoding phytoene/squalene synthase family protein: MTADAVLAASKASITKGSKSFRSASRLFEPAVREDAWLLYAWCRACDDEIDGQDHGFGHEDLTTEEQQRRLARLYDMTRRAMTGEPMPDPTFAAFQRVAIRHRLPERWAMDLIDGFAMDVEHREYRTLDDVMAYCWHVAGVVGVMMARVMGVTDPEVLRRAQDLGLAFQLTNISRDVIEDAEDGRVYLPSDWLVEAGLEPTADAVADPANRAVVHAVTDRLLAAAEPYYDSARDGLRGLPFRSSMAIAAARGVYREIGRKVRRRGPGVWVERVSVGKAMKLWLFGRGALIAVWTQTLDRGRAPPPRPALWTRV; this comes from the coding sequence ATGACTGCAGACGCCGTTCTCGCCGCCTCCAAGGCCTCGATCACCAAGGGGTCCAAAAGCTTTCGCTCGGCCTCGCGGCTGTTCGAGCCGGCCGTTCGCGAGGATGCGTGGCTGCTCTATGCCTGGTGCCGGGCCTGCGACGACGAGATCGACGGTCAGGACCACGGCTTCGGCCACGAGGATCTGACGACCGAGGAGCAGCAGCGGCGCCTGGCCCGGCTGTACGACATGACACGGCGCGCCATGACGGGCGAGCCCATGCCCGACCCGACCTTCGCCGCCTTCCAGCGGGTCGCGATCCGTCACCGCCTGCCCGAGCGGTGGGCGATGGATCTGATCGACGGCTTCGCCATGGACGTGGAGCATCGGGAGTACCGGACGCTGGACGACGTCATGGCCTACTGCTGGCATGTCGCGGGGGTCGTCGGGGTGATGATGGCGCGGGTGATGGGGGTGACGGACCCCGAGGTGCTGCGCCGGGCGCAGGATCTGGGGCTTGCCTTCCAGCTAACCAATATCTCGCGCGACGTGATCGAGGATGCGGAGGATGGGCGGGTCTATCTGCCGTCCGACTGGCTGGTGGAGGCGGGGCTGGAACCGACGGCCGACGCCGTGGCCGATCCCGCCAACCGGGCCGTGGTCCATGCCGTGACCGACCGGCTGCTGGCGGCGGCCGAACCCTATTACGACAGCGCCCGGGACGGTCTGCGCGGCCTGCCGTTCCGCTCGTCCATGGCCATCGCGGCGGCGCGCGGCGTCTACCGCGAGATCGGCCGCAAGGTGCGCCGGCGGGGGCCGGGGGTCTGGGTCGAGCGCGTGTCGGTCGGCAAGGCGATGAAGCTGTGGCTGTTCGGGCGGGGCGCGCTGATCGCGGTCTGGACCCAGACGCTCGACAGGGGCAGGGCGCCGCCGCCCCGACCGGCGCTCTGGACGCGTGTCTAG